A window from Populus trichocarpa isolate Nisqually-1 chromosome 3, P.trichocarpa_v4.1, whole genome shotgun sequence encodes these proteins:
- the LOC7462799 gene encoding hydroxyproline O-arabinosyltransferase 3, producing the protein MGQASSPVLILLAFGFFFATYNLVTMTMHNRSIGKWVYDDSDGEAFFDPVIEMPEEVKKPKNARMPFHVALTATDAPYSKWQCRIMYYWYKKNRDLSGSEMGGFTRILHSGKPDNLMDEMPTVVVDPLPAGLDRGYIVLNRPWAFVQWLEKTTIEEEYILMAEPDHILVNPLPNLARGGLPAAFPFFYIEPAKFENIVRKYYPEEKGPVTDIDPIGNSPVIIKKELLEKIAPKWMNVSLKMKNDKETDKAFGWVLEMYAYAVAAALNDVQHVLRKDFMLQPPWDLSTRKFFIIHYTYGCDYNLKGQLTCGKIGEWRFDKRSYLRGPPPKNLSLPPPGVPESVVTLVKMVNEATANIPNWDAE; encoded by the exons ATGGGACAGGCTTCGTCACCAGTTCTGATTCTATTAgcttttgggtttttctttgcTACATACAACTTAGTCACCATGACAATGCACAATAGATCTATTGGGAAATGGGTATATGACGATTCGGATGGTGAGGCATTTTTCGATCCAGTTATTGAAATGCCTGAAGAGGTGAAGAAACCAAAGAATGCCAGGATGCCCTTCCATGTTGCCTTAACAGCAACTGATGCTCCCTACAGCAAATGGCAGTGTCGCATTATGTACTACTGGTATAAGAAGAACAGAGACCTGTCTGGGTCGGAGATGGGAGGATTTACACGGATTTTGCACTCTGGAAAGCCTGACAACTTGATGGATGAGATGCCTACAGTTGTGGTTGATCCTCTTCCTGCAGGTCTCGATCGG GGTTACATCGTCCTAAATAGACCATGGGCCTTTGTGCAGTGGCTGGAAAAGACTACCATTGAGGAAGA ATATATATTAATGGCAGAGCCTGATCATATACTTGTGAATCCCCTTCCAAATCTAGCACGTGGAGGGTTGCCGGCTGCTTTTCCATTTTTCTATATCGAACCTGCTAAATTCGAAAATATCGTAAGGAAGTATTATCCAGAGGAGAAGGGTCCTGTGACAGATATCGATCCAATTGGCAACTCTCCTGTAATTATCAAGAAG GAACTTCTGGAAAAGATAGCTCCTAAATGGATGAACGTTtccttgaaaatgaaaaatgacaAGGAGACTGATAAAGCTTTTGGATGGGTACTAGAAAT GTATGCATATGCTGTGGCAGCAGCTTTGAACGACGTGCAGCATGTTCTTCGGAAAGATTTTATGCTGCAG CCCCCATGGGATCTGAGCACTaggaaattttttatcattcattatACTTACGGATGTGACTACAActtaaag GGTCAGCTAACATGTGGAAAAATTGGAGAGTGGAGATTTGACAAGAGATCATATCTACGAGGGCCTCCACCAAAAAACCTCTCCTTGCCCCCTCCAGGGGTTCCAGAAAGTGTG GTTACCCTCGTAAAGATGGTCAATGAAGCTACTGCTAACATTCCTAATTGGGATGCAGAGTAG